One Methylocaldum marinum DNA window includes the following coding sequences:
- a CDS encoding alkaline phosphatase PhoX, translated as MLPGAHQRRFSAVRAGLRSRRRRLGEGQCIDARASANANGATGYYRPEDGHFDPTYAGPGAKFCWTNTGNEGAKNYGEVLCMVDTNPMGTGEKTVAATGLVYLADSDQTRGFGVAVVNRVVEGDSDFNSVDNLAFQPVTGNMYVIEDHNFGDIFACLPDGADRDIKTDGCVKILSVRDKSAEPTGFTFTGDGKTAYLFIQHSDDANCAAGDDCAAYDDYPTDDLVRITGFKLP; from the coding sequence ATCCTGCCAGGCGCGCACCAGCGGCGGTTTTCCGCAGTTCGGGCAGGGCTGCGAAGTCGGCGAAGGCGCCTGGGTGAAGGTCAATGCATAGATGCACGTGCTTCCGCCAACGCCAACGGCGCCACCGGCTATTACCGCCCGGAAGACGGACATTTCGATCCCACCTACGCCGGTCCCGGTGCGAAATTCTGTTGGACCAACACCGGTAACGAAGGCGCCAAGAACTACGGCGAAGTTCTGTGCATGGTGGACACCAATCCGATGGGCACCGGCGAGAAGACGGTAGCGGCCACCGGGCTGGTCTATCTGGCCGACAGCGATCAGACCCGCGGTTTCGGCGTGGCTGTGGTCAACCGTGTGGTCGAGGGCGACTCGGACTTCAACTCCGTCGACAATTTGGCTTTCCAGCCCGTCACGGGCAACATGTATGTCATAGAAGATCATAACTTCGGCGATATCTTCGCGTGTCTGCCGGACGGCGCCGATCGCGACATCAAGACCGACGGCTGCGTGAAAATTTTGTCTGTGCGCGACAAGAGCGCGGAACCCACCGGCTTTACCTTCACCGGCGACGGTAAGACGGCCTATCTGTTCATTCAGCACAGCGACGACGCGAACTGCGCCGCCGGCGACGACTGTGCCGCTTACGACGATTACCCCACCGACGATTTGGTCAGGATCACCGGCTTCAAACTGCCCTGA
- the rocD gene encoding ornithine--oxo-acid transaminase produces the protein MTDSTLKQLRLIGVAFDRDAETGPESMRTVGLDLRLANRGVSAAWHTILHPHRIPDKVSKVADLCRRTAQETEGAVRAGEFFAVLGDDHSCAVGTWTGAAAALAERGPLGLIWIDAHMDSHIPETSPSGALHGMPLACLFGFGEPSLVNLGGFSPKLSPKHVCLVGVHSFEPAERALLEWLGVRVFYLDEVLRRGLNEVMAEVLTIVRSGTAGFGVTLDLDAIDPKDAPGVTTPVAGGISGAEMEGALALLQGNPDFLGIEIVEFDPPRDRNRATLYLAGGLLLAAAVPERSVRAEEVLGLTERYGAHNYDTLPVVLTRGEGVYLWDVEGKRYLDMMGAYSAASHGHAHRRLVRTLTEQAKRLAITSRAFHSDRLAPFLERVCELTGQGMALPMNTGAEGVETALKAARKWAYRVKGVARDRAEIIACRGNFHGRTIAIVGLSSEPGYREGFGPFPPGLKLIPYGDSAALADAITENTAAFLVEPIQGEGGIVVPPTGYLAECARICRERKVLLLCDEVQTGLGRTGKFLASEHEGVKPDGLILGKALGGGLLPVSAFLAGREVMGVFGPGHHGSTFGGNPLAAAVGLEALDVIVEEGLAERSAELGAYFLEGLRSLKSPLIREVRGKGLFIGLELVPGISGRDFCVKLMANGILTRETHQTVIRFAPPLVIERKEIEWAVERIAAVLLETERT, from the coding sequence ATGACTGACAGTACTCTGAAACAGCTACGACTCATCGGGGTGGCATTCGATCGGGACGCCGAGACCGGGCCGGAATCCATGCGTACTGTGGGCCTGGACCTAAGGCTGGCGAACCGGGGCGTTTCCGCCGCCTGGCACACGATTCTCCATCCTCACCGAATACCGGACAAGGTGTCCAAGGTGGCGGATCTCTGCCGGCGCACAGCGCAGGAAACCGAGGGTGCCGTGCGAGCCGGCGAATTCTTCGCTGTCTTGGGAGACGACCATTCCTGCGCGGTGGGCACCTGGACCGGCGCGGCGGCGGCCTTGGCGGAGCGAGGCCCTTTGGGGCTGATCTGGATCGACGCCCACATGGACAGCCACATCCCGGAGACCAGCCCCAGCGGCGCGCTGCACGGCATGCCGCTCGCATGCCTGTTCGGTTTCGGCGAACCGTCCTTGGTGAACCTGGGCGGCTTTAGCCCGAAGCTGTCCCCCAAGCATGTCTGCCTGGTCGGCGTCCACAGTTTCGAGCCGGCCGAGCGCGCCCTGCTGGAGTGGCTGGGCGTCCGCGTCTTTTATCTCGACGAAGTCTTGCGGCGCGGCCTGAACGAAGTCATGGCCGAAGTGCTGACGATCGTCCGGTCCGGCACGGCCGGTTTCGGCGTCACGCTCGATCTCGACGCCATCGATCCGAAAGATGCGCCGGGGGTGACGACGCCGGTGGCGGGCGGTATCTCCGGCGCGGAGATGGAGGGCGCTTTGGCCCTGCTTCAGGGCAACCCGGATTTTCTCGGCATCGAGATCGTCGAATTCGATCCTCCGCGCGACAGGAATCGCGCCACGCTTTATCTGGCCGGCGGTCTCTTGCTGGCCGCCGCGGTTCCCGAACGATCCGTGCGGGCGGAAGAGGTTCTCGGCCTCACCGAACGTTATGGCGCGCACAACTACGACACCTTGCCGGTGGTTTTGACCCGGGGCGAGGGCGTTTACCTTTGGGACGTCGAAGGGAAACGCTATCTGGACATGATGGGTGCCTATTCCGCCGCGAGTCACGGTCATGCCCATCGGCGCCTGGTCCGAACCTTGACCGAGCAGGCAAAGCGGCTGGCCATCACCTCGCGGGCCTTTCACAGCGACCGGCTGGCGCCTTTCCTCGAGCGGGTTTGCGAACTGACCGGACAGGGCATGGCGCTGCCGATGAATACCGGCGCCGAAGGCGTGGAGACCGCGTTGAAAGCCGCCCGCAAATGGGCGTATCGGGTCAAGGGCGTGGCGCGGGACCGCGCCGAAATCATCGCCTGTCGAGGCAATTTCCACGGGCGCACCATCGCGATCGTCGGTCTCTCGTCCGAGCCCGGCTACCGCGAAGGCTTCGGACCGTTTCCGCCGGGCTTGAAACTGATCCCGTACGGCGATTCCGCGGCCCTGGCCGACGCGATCACCGAGAACACGGCGGCGTTTCTGGTCGAGCCGATCCAAGGCGAGGGCGGCATCGTCGTCCCGCCGACGGGTTATCTCGCCGAATGCGCCCGGATTTGCCGGGAGCGGAAGGTCTTGCTGTTGTGCGACGAGGTCCAGACCGGACTGGGGCGGACCGGAAAATTCCTGGCTTCCGAGCACGAGGGCGTGAAACCGGACGGCCTGATTCTCGGCAAGGCCTTGGGCGGCGGTTTGTTGCCGGTGTCGGCGTTCCTGGCGGGCCGAGAAGTGATGGGCGTGTTCGGCCCGGGCCATCACGGCAGCACCTTCGGCGGCAATCCGCTGGCCGCGGCGGTCGGACTGGAGGCGCTCGACGTGATCGTCGAGGAAGGGCTGGCCGAGCGCTCGGCCGAACTGGGCGCGTATTTTCTCGAAGGGCTGCGGAGTCTGAAGAGCCCCCTCATTCGCGAGGTGCGCGGCAAAGGCCTGTTCATCGGCCTGGAACTGGTTCCGGGGATATCCGGCCGCGATTTCTGCGTGAAGCTGATGGCCAACGGCATTCTCACCCGCGAGACTCACCAGACGGTCATCCGCTTCGCGCCGCCGCTCGTCATCGAGCGCAAGGAAATCGAGTGGGCGGTGGAGCGGATCGCGGCCGTACTGCTAGAAACCGAGCGGACATAA